The Sulfuricystis thermophila genome segment ATTGATCGACTGGCTTGTCAACCGCTGCGCCGGCTTCATCTACAGCACCGCGCCGGCGCCGGCGGCCCTGGGCGCGCTCGATGCGGCGCTCGACCTCGTGCCCACGATGGATGCCGAGCGCGCGCGACTGATGCAGATGGCCGATACGCTGCGCCAGACCCTGCGATCACGCGGGTTCGACACCCTCGCCTCAGAAACGCAGATCATCCCCGCGGTGCTGAATGATGCACAACGTGCGCTCGAAGCCGCGGCAAAGTTGCGCGCGGCAGGCATCCTCGCTGTCGCGATCCGTCCACCGACGGTGCCCGCCGACACCGCGCGGCTGCGGTTCTCGCTCTCGGCGGCGCTCGATGAGGGGAAATTCGCGCGCCTGCTCGCGGCGGTGGAGCGCCTGTGAATACCGTCGTGCTCGTCCATGGCTGGGGCTACGATGCGCACCTGTGGGATGCGGTACGCCCCTTGCTCGACCCGGCGCTTCCCGTCGTCACCCTCGATTTCGGCTACTTCGGTGCCGTCTTGCCAGCGCCGACTTTCCCTGAGGAAACGCTGAAGAAGGCCGCGAGCGGGATGCAGCGCAAGGCGCCCGGAGCGCAGCGACCGAGACATACCATACAGGTAGGCGAGGAAGCGAGCACCGCGCAACGCGGCGATGCGCCCGCGCAGCAACTTATTCAGCGTTTCCCTAGCCCTGTCCTCGCCGTCGGCCACTCACTCGGCACCCTCTGGTGGCTTGCGCAGTCGGCCATCCCCTGGCGGCGCCTGCTGTCGATCAACGGCTTTCCGCGCTTTGTCGCAACGGGAAACTATGCCCCCGCCGTCGCGCCGCGCGTGCTCTCCCGCATGAAACGGCAATTCCAGCGTGAACCCATGGCGGTGCTGGCCGAATTCCACGCCCGCTGCGGTGGCCATGCACCGAGCGGCTCGCCCAATCTCGAGCGTCTCGCGGCCGGGCTCGATGCCTTGGGCGAGTGGGACGGCCGCGCGCAGCTCGCCGCGCGCCGCAGCGATGTCGTCGCGCTGGCCGGCACGCGCGATCCGATCGTCCCGGCGGAGATGAGCACGATGGCCTTCGGGACGGTCGAGTTCATCGAAACCACGGGGCACCTGCTGCCCGTGACCCATCCGGAAATCTGTGCACGCTGGATCGAAAGGCTCGCCCGTGCGTAAGGAAATCGCTGCGCGTTTCGCCGCCGCCGCCACGACCTACGACGCCCACTCGGCGGCGCAGCGCCACGCCGCCCAGCGGCTCGCCGAGCGGCTGGCTGCCTTGCATCTGCCGCCGCGGCCGCGTGTGCTCGAGATCGGCTGCGGCACCGGGCATCTGACCGTCTTGCTCGCCCTCCATCTGCCGGGCGCAACGATCCTTGCCAGCGACATCGCCCCGGCGATGGTCGCCGCCTGCCGTGAGCGCCTCGGCACCAACACTCGCATCGACTTCGCCGTGATGGACGGTGCCCAACCCGCGGTCGCCGGCCCCTTCGATCTGGTCTGCGGCAACCTCGTCGCCCAGTGGTTCGACGATCCACGGGCGGCATTCGCCGCGCTCTCCGCCTTGCTCGCGCCGGGTGGCGTGCTGCTCTTGAGCCTGCCGGGGTCAGAGACCTTCCGCGAATGGCGCTTGGCCCATGCGGCACATGGCCTGCGGCCCGGCGCACGCCCGCTGCCCACGAGTCAGGCCTGTCTGGCCGCATTGCCGCCGGGCGACAATCGCATCGAAACCGAACACTGGGTCGATCGTCCGCCCCAAGGCATCGACTTTTTGCGCGCGCTGCGCGCGATCGGTGCCGATACGCCCGCCGCTGGCCACAAACCGCTTGGCGCCGGCCAGCTGCGCCGTGTGCTCGCCACCCTCGGGCCGACGCCCGCCCTCACCTACGAGTTCCTCTACCTCAGCCACCGCCAGCCATGACACGAAGCCAGGCCTTCCTCCTCGGTGTGCGCGCGCTGCTGCCGATGCATCTGGGTGTCGCGCCCTTCGGCGTGATCTACGGCGTCGTCGCGCTCTCCGCCGGCATCCCACCGCTCGCCGCGCTGCTGATGTCCTCGATCGTCTTCGCCGGCTCGGCACAATTCCTGCTCGCGCAGCTGGTCGGCGCCGGCGCGCCGGCGCTGTTGTCGGTCGGCGCCGTGGGGCTGATCAATTTGCGCCATGCGCTCTACAGCGCCTCGGTGGCCCCGCTCCTTGCCCATCTGCCGCGCCGCTGGAAACTCCTGCTCGCCTATCTGCTCACCGACGAGGCCTATGCCGCGGCGATTCCGCATCTGCTGGAAAACCCGAAGTCGCCGGTCGCGCACTGGATTCTCTTCGGCGCGGGTTTCGCGCTCTGGGCCGGCTGGCAACTGGCAACCCTCGCCGGCGTGCTGGCAGGCAGCCTGCTGCCGAGCGATTTGGGTCTGGACTTCGCCTTGCCGCTCACCTTCATCGCCATCGTCGTACCGTTGATCGGCAGCCGCGCGCGTCTCTTCGCCGCGCTCGTCGCCGCTGCGGCGGCCGTCATGCTGGCCGGCCTGCCCTACAAAACCGGCCTGTTCGCCGCCGCGCTGGCGGGCCTGGCCGCGGGAGCCCTCAGCGGAGAGAAGCGATGAGCTGGTGGCCGCTGTGGCTCGCCTGCGGACTCGTCACTTTCGCGATCCGCTATTCCTTCATCGCGCTCGAAGGCCACTACAAGCCGCCGGCCTGGTTCATCCGCGCGTTGCCCTTCGTGCCGATCGCCGCCCTCACCGCGATCACCGCGCCGGAACTCCTGCTGGTGGCTGGCCGACTACAGGTCACCGACAATCCGCGCCTGCTGGCGGGCATCGTCGCCATCGCCGTCGCCGCGCGCTGGAAAAACACGCTCGCCACCATCGCCAGCGGTTTCGCTGCGCTTTGGCTGCTACGTGCGTTTTCGTAAAAATATCGAACCAAAAACTGTCGATTATTTTTACACTTAGCCTAAGTCATCAAAAGTTATACAATTACAACATATTGATTTATATGCAATAAGTCATGGAAACAAAAGCTGGTGCGAATTTCGCTTTGCTAAATTGTTGATGTTCAGATTTAGCAATTGTGTTGACATGAAAGGAGTTACTCATGAAGTCAAAACCGCTTTCCCGCACACTTCTGACTTCTGCCGCTCTGCTGACACTGGGAGCAGCACCTGTACATGCTGCCACTATCAATTGGACCGACTGGACGAGTGTAAGCGCGGCCGCATCACAGGTGTTCGGCATTCTTACCGTTGGTTCAAGCACTGTCAATGTAACTTACAGTGGCGCGTACAATACTGTCCAAACCAGCGGAGGGACAAATTACTGGAATCCTGATGCACCCTACCTCAGTACAACTGTCGAAAATGCCCCTCCGGCCTCCGACATCATCACACTCGGTCAAGGCGGCTCCAAAACCATCACATTCTCTCAAGCAGTGGTCGATCCGCTCATTGCTTTGGTGAGCTGGAACGGCAATACCGTCGATTTTGGCGTCCCGATCGAGATTCTGAGCTACGGTACTGGATATTGGGGATACGGTACCCCAATCCTGAACAATTCGGGAACCGGGTTTTATGGAAATGGTGAGGTCCATGGTGTAATTAAGCTACCGGGCACTTTCACATCAATTACTTTTAACGACACTTCCGAATGGTGGCACGGTTTCACTGTCGGCGTGATCGGTCTAGGCTCTTCAAACGGTGTACCCGAACCCGCGTCGCTCGCCTTGCTGGGTATGGGTCTCGCCGGTCTCGCCGGGCTGCGGCGCCGCAAAGCTTAACTTAAGCCTTACAAAATCAATGTTGCTCTCTCACGGCGGCCAATGGCCGCCGTTTTCATTTGCAAGAATGCGCTTCCCTTCCCTGAACATCGACAAGCCAGCGCAGTAGCATCACACGATGCGGATGTCGAGGCCATAATGAATCCCGGATAGCTCCTCCACCTATAATCACTCACTACTGTCCGACGATCCCAAGCCTTGCCATGCCCTCCCAGCCCACGAAAACCCTCGAAACCTTCCCCAATCCGGCGCCGCAGCGGGATTACCAGATCCACATGGAAATTCCGGAATTCACCTGCCTGTGCCCGAAGACCGGCCAGCCGGATTTCGCCGTGCTCACGCTCGATTACGTGCCGGACAAGCTGTGCGTGGAGCTCAAAAGCCTCAAGCTCTACATCTGGAGCTTCCGCGACGAAGGTCATTTTCACGAGGACGTGACGAACCGCATCCTCGACGATCTCGTGCGCGCCGTGAAGCCCCGCTTCATGCGGCTCACCGCGCGCTTCTTTGTCCGCGGCGGCATCTTCACCAACGTCGTCGCCGAGCATCGCAAGAAGGGCTGGAAACCTCAGCCACGCGTCGAGCTCGCAGAATTCGAGGCCCAGTCGAACACACGCGGCTGATCATGACGCCCCGCCCTTTCGGCTTTGCGGACATCGGCCGGGCGCTCGCCGAGGGCTGGAGCATGACGAAAGCCACGCGGGCGGCCAGCCTCGCCTATGCAGGAATCTTCACGCTGCTCGGCGCGATCATCCTCGGCGGGCTGCTCCTTGAGGGTTTCACGCCCTTCGTCGTCGCCGCGGCGGGTGCCTTCATGCTGGTCGGCCCGGCGATCCTCGCCGGTTTCTTCGGCATCGCACGCGCTTGCGAAGCCGGCGCGAAAGTCGGCGCTGGCGAGACGGCACGGGGCTTTGCCGCGGCCGCACCGGCGCTCTGGGCGCTCGCGCTCGTCTGCGCGCTGCTGTTCATGATCTTCGTCACCGACGCGGCGATCCTCTACAGTTACATGGTCGGCGGCACGCCGGTGTGGCTCGCCGATCTGATCCCGACCTCGGCAGGTGTGGCGAACTTCCTCTTCTGGGGCGCGGTGTCGGGATTCGTGATCGCTTTTCTGCTCTACTGCGTCTCGGCCTTTTCGGCGCCGCTGTTGATCGAGCGCCGCGCCGGTCTCGTCGATGCCGTCGTCGCCAGCGTGCACGCGGTGTTCGGCAATTTTCTGCCGGCGATGGCCTGGGCCGCGCTGCTTTCCGTCCTGGTCATCGGCAGCATCCTGATCCTGCCGCTGTTGCCGCTCACCCTGCCGTGGCTGGCCTATGCCAGCCGCGCGCTGTATCGTCACGTCATGCCATGAACCCGAATCTCGACAAGCTCCAGCCCTATCCGTTCGAAAAGCTGCGCGCACTGTTTGCCGGCTGCACCCCGCCCGCCCACCTGAACGAAATCAAGCTGCACATCGGCGAGCCGCAACACCCGACGCCGCAACTCGTCAAAGACGCGCTCACGGCCAGTCTCGCCGGACTCGCCAGTTACCCGGCCACCAACGGTTCCGACGCGCTGCGCCAGGCGATCGCCGCCTGGATCGGCCGCCGCTATGGCATTCCAGCTCCCGATGCAGCAAGCCAGGTGCTGCCGGTCAATGGCTCGCGCGAGGCCTTGTTCGCCTTCGCCCAGACCGTCGTCGCGCCGCGCCGCCACGAACAACCGGTGGTGATCTCGCCCAACCCCTTCTACCAGATCTACGAGGGCGCGGCGCTGCTCGCCGGCGCACGACCGTTCTATCTCAACACGCTGCCGGAAAACGGTTTCCGCATGGATTTCTCGCGCGTCCCGGAAGAGGTCTGGCAGCAGACCCAGCTCATCTACGTCTGCTCGCCCGGCAACCCGACCGGTAAGGTGATGCCGCTCGAAGACTGGCAGATGCTGTTCGAGCTGTCCGACCGCCATGGTTTCGTCATCGCCGCCGACGAATGCTATTCGGAGATCTACTTCGACGAGACCCAGCCGCCGCTCGGCGGGCTGGAAGCGGCGCGGCAGCTCGGCCGCGACGACTACAAGAATCTCGTCATGTTTTCGAGCCTGTCGAAACGCTCGAACGTGCCGGGGCTGCGTTCGGGCTTCGTCGCCGGCGATGCGACGATCCTCAAGCAGTTCTGGCTCTACCGCACCTATCATGGTTGTGCGATGAGCCCACCCGTGCAGGCCGCCAGCATCGCCGCCTGGAACGACGAGGCGCACGTGCGCGACAACCGCCGTCGCTACGTCGAGAAATTCGCCCAGGCAACCCCGATCATTGCGCGGCATCTGAAAACCGCGCTGCCGGACGCCGGCTTTTATCTCTGGGCCAACGTTTCTTCCACTGGGCTTTCCGACAGCGAATTCGCCCGGCGGCTCCATGCTCAATATAATGTGAGCGTCCTGCCCGGCAGCTTTCTCGCTCGTGACGCCGGCGGCTGCAACCCCGGCCGTAACTTCGTGCGCATTGCGCTGGTCGCCGACCTCGATGAATGTCTCGCCGCGGCGGAACGCATCGCCGCCTTCTGCACCTCACTCTGAACACAAGGAACCACCATGTCCGAACTGCAAAGCCTGATCGAACAATACTGGGAAGACCGCGCCCATCTCAAGCCAGGCGCTGCCCCCGCGCGTCTTGGCGAAGCCGTCAAGACCGTGCTCGACGAACTCGACCGTGGCACCTTACGTGTCGCCGAGAAGATCGACGGCCAGTGGGTCACCCACCAGTGGGTCAAGAAGGCGGTGCTGCTGTCATTCCGCCTCGAAGACAACGTCGTCATGGAAAGCG includes the following:
- the queF gene encoding preQ(1) synthase, which encodes MPSQPTKTLETFPNPAPQRDYQIHMEIPEFTCLCPKTGQPDFAVLTLDYVPDKLCVELKSLKLYIWSFRDEGHFHEDVTNRILDDLVRAVKPRFMRLTARFFVRGGIFTNVVAEHRKKGWKPQPRVELAEFEAQSNTRG
- a CDS encoding AzlC family ABC transporter permease, encoding MTRSQAFLLGVRALLPMHLGVAPFGVIYGVVALSAGIPPLAALLMSSIVFAGSAQFLLAQLVGAGAPALLSVGAVGLINLRHALYSASVAPLLAHLPRRWKLLLAYLLTDEAYAAAIPHLLENPKSPVAHWILFGAGFALWAGWQLATLAGVLAGSLLPSDLGLDFALPLTFIAIVVPLIGSRARLFAALVAAAAAVMLAGLPYKTGLFAAALAGLAAGALSGEKR
- the dapC gene encoding succinyldiaminopimelate transaminase, whose protein sequence is MNPNLDKLQPYPFEKLRALFAGCTPPAHLNEIKLHIGEPQHPTPQLVKDALTASLAGLASYPATNGSDALRQAIAAWIGRRYGIPAPDAASQVLPVNGSREALFAFAQTVVAPRRHEQPVVISPNPFYQIYEGAALLAGARPFYLNTLPENGFRMDFSRVPEEVWQQTQLIYVCSPGNPTGKVMPLEDWQMLFELSDRHGFVIAADECYSEIYFDETQPPLGGLEAARQLGRDDYKNLVMFSSLSKRSNVPGLRSGFVAGDATILKQFWLYRTYHGCAMSPPVQAASIAAWNDEAHVRDNRRRYVEKFAQATPIIARHLKTALPDAGFYLWANVSSTGLSDSEFARRLHAQYNVSVLPGSFLARDAGGCNPGRNFVRIALVADLDECLAAAERIAAFCTSL
- a CDS encoding PEP-CTERM sorting domain-containing protein, with the translated sequence MKSKPLSRTLLTSAALLTLGAAPVHAATINWTDWTSVSAAASQVFGILTVGSSTVNVTYSGAYNTVQTSGGTNYWNPDAPYLSTTVENAPPASDIITLGQGGSKTITFSQAVVDPLIALVSWNGNTVDFGVPIEILSYGTGYWGYGTPILNNSGTGFYGNGEVHGVIKLPGTFTSITFNDTSEWWHGFTVGVIGLGSSNGVPEPASLALLGMGLAGLAGLRRRKA
- a CDS encoding alpha/beta fold hydrolase, which encodes MNTVVLVHGWGYDAHLWDAVRPLLDPALPVVTLDFGYFGAVLPAPTFPEETLKKAASGMQRKAPGAQRPRHTIQVGEEASTAQRGDAPAQQLIQRFPSPVLAVGHSLGTLWWLAQSAIPWRRLLSINGFPRFVATGNYAPAVAPRVLSRMKRQFQREPMAVLAEFHARCGGHAPSGSPNLERLAAGLDALGEWDGRAQLAARRSDVVALAGTRDPIVPAEMSTMAFGTVEFIETTGHLLPVTHPEICARWIERLARA
- a CDS encoding AzlD domain-containing protein, with the translated sequence MSWWPLWLACGLVTFAIRYSFIALEGHYKPPAWFIRALPFVPIAALTAITAPELLLVAGRLQVTDNPRLLAGIVAIAVAARWKNTLATIASGFAALWLLRAFS
- a CDS encoding methyltransferase, with amino-acid sequence MRKEIAARFAAAATTYDAHSAAQRHAAQRLAERLAALHLPPRPRVLEIGCGTGHLTVLLALHLPGATILASDIAPAMVAACRERLGTNTRIDFAVMDGAQPAVAGPFDLVCGNLVAQWFDDPRAAFAALSALLAPGGVLLLSLPGSETFREWRLAHAAHGLRPGARPLPTSQACLAALPPGDNRIETEHWVDRPPQGIDFLRALRAIGADTPAAGHKPLGAGQLRRVLATLGPTPALTYEFLYLSHRQP
- a CDS encoding DUF2189 domain-containing protein — encoded protein: MTPRPFGFADIGRALAEGWSMTKATRAASLAYAGIFTLLGAIILGGLLLEGFTPFVVAAAGAFMLVGPAILAGFFGIARACEAGAKVGAGETARGFAAAAPALWALALVCALLFMIFVTDAAILYSYMVGGTPVWLADLIPTSAGVANFLFWGAVSGFVIAFLLYCVSAFSAPLLIERRAGLVDAVVASVHAVFGNFLPAMAWAALLSVLVIGSILILPLLPLTLPWLAYASRALYRHVMP